Part of the Engraulis encrasicolus isolate BLACKSEA-1 unplaced genomic scaffold, IST_EnEncr_1.0 scaffold_27_np1212, whole genome shotgun sequence genome is shown below.
tgatagattgatttggatggggtagaatgacagtttcaaatagactgggctacttctaagagactaaatcaagggattactgtcccaggtagactttttcagattatactagcctataggtatattttaaacattaaataaggctaaactgtaggctgttaccggataaataataagttacagtgaattaatgcaaaatgtgcaaactgttgccatttgcagtccttaactgttgcacagtttattcagttgccagcttcattgttgtcaaatctacaacgtggaggcacctggagctaagcagacaggcaatatgttttctgtggagtaattaatatttaattcattataacctccattgctttctgttgggtaggaggaatgcaaaaaaagatattctgaattttgaagaggtttactgtgtcaatttgcctctcaatcgaaaactctgatggcaaagcctcaaagtccaataagggaaaaaaatattgcggtggagaatttttcgcaggatgaactagaacacatgcaaaggggtgtactctaagttaatactcattgatggctactaatcaaatagcgtgttgacatcaaactctgcctgttacaaccagcctatcagtggtttgacaagttacacctggaacaagtgcaatcacaagagatctattggactaaacagagttctttgtctgttggttcacaatttggttcactaacagaggattgagtttggttcacttatacgggactcaacaaaaatggctgctcatgttgctaaaacatttggaaattggggaggcgtgttttcataactctctagggagttaaacattaactctctagctctcttagctcaacaactcggatccagaggagtcaaataacactctgtagtgttgctacaactcttgatgtttagattttggctgaacaccagtctaactctgatcaatctaactctgacagattagctgtgtacatatgtgtacaccagtgaaaaataaagtcatgtaccgtttcttgactatttcatcttcacttaacggtattttccaatattttcttttcagtgaacagttcagtattttctacatattgacaccagtgaaaaataaagttatgtaccgtttcttgactacttcatctcacttaacggtgttttccaatatcttcgtttacagagaacagtccagtattttctacatatgacacctgtcaaaaatgaagttatgtagcgctttttgactaaatagtggcttgccatatttagtacagagataaactgttttacattttacggtcactgactgttgcaatttgacatttttttgccgtaatttcaacaggcattttttacagtgtaaatacgttaagcctgtgcgcctTAAGTagaagtctccgtttatctctgtttatatacaaacgaaacgctaaccggagattttttaaaaatctccacttttgtctgagttttttttttttagctttgtttatagaaggaaaaccttcgtttgtttgtgaacgaaaggcacaaccgaaggggaaggtcttcgtgtatcaaaatacccgggtatgtgaACAGCACctaaattctaatcacatacagCAACGCAAAATGTCATTCAGAGGCCTCTTCTCAATGTTTTTCCAATTTTACTCTCAGTGGTTATGTGTTTGATAAAAATGAACATTGTTTCTTTATATACATTtctgacaacatttcctccaaatttttaatgaaaatattgtcatttagactTCAGAGCATTTAATCGCAGAAAGTGTCAAATAGTCATTTAAACGGATTACACTGCACTCACAATCAAAAGGtgccaaacattaaaaaaaaactgaaaacaagaaaaaaaaatgtctgcacacttaaaacttTTGTTAATTTTCATGTTGCAAAGTGCATCAGCGAAACCCGTCATGGTGGTGCTATACTCAGCACATTTAAGATTGTACACAAACTTTCTTGAGACGATgagcaccagtttgatctacataCTGCATCATATGTCAGATGTGCTTGgaagggtggggaggagaagtTGAAGTGGCATTGCAAACCTTTTAGGGTTGTGGGACAATGAGtgtgtcttaatatgcgaccttgcctcctccacttgcgcttgtctcctcgtcccgcctcctggcccctcctccgtggagaaaacgataaagtttcccagctgtcagcctagccacaacaacttttgagggactgtttttctttcaccatcccaattgcaaatgagaaaaagactactatcgagcttttgcaagatattgaaatataatgctgttgtcagtgatgtcatcatgacgagaagcaagtggaggaggcaagtggaggaggcaaggtcgcatattaagacgcactcaatgCGTCTAAACCAGGGTCCAGGGATGGACAACTAGAGGCCCGCCatgtggcccgcctcctcactcaagtagtcgagtcaagtcaagtcaagtaggctatattgtcaatttctttaaatgcactggtcatacaaagaattgaaattacgtttcttactttcccatgcagacatagacatagactttaggtgtggacatagacaattagacagagataGTACACATACACTACACCTAGTACCTATacactacacatacagacatgtagTGCAAGAACAGAAAAAAATACGTAGAACATACGTGTATATtgaaagaggtattgttgtgcattttcagttaggCCTAGGTCTTATTATGTCCTCACTCATTGTGACCCGCACTtaaaacacaattaaaaaaaataatgacccGGATTTTTTAAACCACTAGTGAGTCAGTTCGTTGTAATTACTATACAACCTACCTACACTCCTATTGCCTCCAAAAAATAAGGTTAGTCAGTAGCCATCCAACTGCACCTTGCGCTCTGTGAGTTAGAGTCAGATCCGTGTTAATGTGACcgtccttatcatgaaagttgcctgCTCTACTACACAGACGTCAGTGAGgttttggccaaccagttcaaagGTGCGTTGCTGCAGAGGCGGTACGCAGATGGgtacccactagtttgacgccctttcggtacttcacatggtaatcaaacatctcaaacaagcgatttagggttaggagtagggttagggttatggttaggatTAAGgttgaggttagggttagggttaggtttaggtttagggtcgtatgacataaccggtaagtaccgaaagggcgtcgaattagtgagtcccatgCAGATGACCCCTGCAATGTAcatcaacggggataagcaactgctaTATTTGCAAGATCCATCTGCAATCGCATTGATCCTGGAAGAATTTGACAAACGTCACATCTTCATCGCAGCATGACTGTCGGACAACAGTTCTAAACATCAGCCTAATCACATTAGGCTATTCCTCTATTATGATCAGTggttttgtttgcattttgttTAAACTCAGCCCCGCCATTACCAGGCTTCCAAATCCAAATaagagttaaaggggtatgccactattttggggcttaatacagttaaaatcgttggctggggtttataaaggtgttaaagtgtcttatttttcatgttaagtgttgtcttgctttaagacaagttaaaagagggaatatgtcgctaagctagtgaaagtcaatggatccatgtagcattgcagcatgctacacagatctattgactttcactagcttagcgacatgcttcctcttttaacttgccttaaagcaagacaacggcttacatgaaaaataagacactttgccacctttataaaccctggccaatgattttaaccgtattaagccccaaaatagtggcatacccctttaaagaagTTCAAGACAATCAATGAAATTCTCAAAATGATAATAACCCACATTCCCATAATAACCCATGACATATTATTTTAGGTACGTCATGTTTAATGTGAAACTGCAGGCCAAGCTGCTTTTACCAGATAGAACTGTAATGCAAAGCGTTGTTGAAGAATTTGAGGAGGTCCACCATAGTGGAATGCATGCTGTTAAAATGATGGAGGACAGAGGGTTGTTAAGTATTGTATAcacagacttaaaaaaaaaaaaaaaaatgcaggacaATACACGGTGCTTATTTTTTCCAAAGAATTAGTTGCAGTGCTAATAtagcagcagggtgtgtgtgtgtgtgtgtgtgtgggggggggggggttcatttCAGGATCAATAATACAATAACAATATGGGAAAATGTTTTACTTCGATCAGTGGTGTCACCTACAAGTACAATGACCTCTTGAGCTGGGCTGTAGCAATATAAAAGACAAAAAGATGAAAAAACAAACATTAGCGAGGGTAGTAGTTCATGATATAAAAGGGAACTTCATGCGGTAACTTAAcattttgttaaagggacactgtgtgacatttttagttgtctatttccagaattcatgctacccattcactaatgttatctttttcatgaatatttaccaccactatgaaattctaagtattcattgtgactggaaaaattgtacttttcatacatgaaaagggggattgggtccgccattttgaatttccagaaatagccatttttagctgcaaaaatgactgtacttgggccatactagaaaatattagtttattactttgaaaACTATCATgacaaggtcaaatttggcaataggcgacacacagtttcaatgagcaccagttgttgcagtaccttttttgacaatttcctgcacagtgtccctttaagctataATGTTCAAGACTTGAAAGCACTTAAATAATGTGCCATGTGTCTCCTGTGCACACTTTCTTGTGCATGCAGCTCCTGGGATTAGCTTGTTCCCACACAGTTTAACTAATCTGATCACTGTGTTTTCCTGGAGAATTTCCACTTCGTTGCTGATTATCAGTTTACAACAACAAAGTCTGACTAAACTaaccagcagagcacagcaccgcacacacacagtcgctgCCCCCTATGACAAAGGTTCACCAGGGTTGCACAACTGACACCTAGAGGCAGGACCACCGACAGGggctggggacaaaggggtatgttgtcctgggcccggtgagatagggggcccagaattgggtacccattacatttgatgtattgggtggggggccctttcaaatgactttgtacTTGGCCCAGcataagctgtcagtggccctgccaagGGGGCGGGGCCATCCAGAGTTCCatgtgcaggtggaatgttttcATCCTACTCAGTTCAGCCTGAATTCTGACGTCTCTCATACTTATTCGTACGAACTCTCCCAAGACCAGCACAACCAGCGGACGTGTGTAGGGTGAGTATTATGCACAGTCCCTATTGAAGGCATGGTGTTGCTCACAAAGCATCTACTTGAAAAGCCACTATTTGTTTAACAGTGACAACAAACTTtccatgttttgtttttgatTAGGATATGATTTCATTGTGAAAATAATTTTAACAAGGTCTCATTGGTGGCAGGGGATTCTGGACACATCTCACACAGGGAGTAAATTAGTGTAGAATCTCATCGGGCTGTTAATAATACCTATAATGTGCCAATGCTTTGATTGGTCAATAGTTTTTTTAGAATACATTTGGTACATTCTGTATAGCTTTGATGCAAAATGTATTAATGAACCGTCCATAAAATCATTCCATCGTTACTTTTTCTTGCGTCAAATTTCTTATTTGTTATATGCACACATTTCTGACAGCAATGACTCAATAAAATGATTCAAAATTGGATCAGAATAAGCTGAATTATCAGAAAAGAAAGTATAAGTGGTGTGACCCTAAACTTTTGACCAGTAgtgtacttaaaggggtatgccactattcgATTAAACACACTATTATACGATTAAAattgttgccctgggtttataaaggtggtttagtgtcttatttttcatgttaggcattgttttattttaaggagggagtaagtatctaagctagtgagagtcaatggatcacacatgctacagtgatccattgactttcactagcttagctacatactccctcttttaacttgtcttaaagcaagacaaagcctaacatgaaaaataactttacactttaccacttttataaaccccggccaatgattttaactgtattaagccccaaaatagtgccatacccctttaagcaaatAGCCAGACAATCAGAATTCatatgacaatcacacacacacacacacacacacacacacacacacacacacacacacacacacacacacacacacacacacacacgcacacaaaacacatacaaacacacacacacacacatactgctgctggtgcatttaataaacctattttaattatttattttcttcaaatgctactattactatgtcagaacgctataaaggacttctaggaaaagcacaacaaaatacctcctcttaatgtatgttctctacaagtcttctgttgtccagtcttgcactttaaatgtctgtatgagcaatgtctatgtccatactgtcttatgtccatgtatgagtactgtctatgtctatactgtctatgtccttacctagattagtctatgtctgcatgggagagcaagaaacgcaatttcaaattctttgtatgaccagtgcatgtaaagaaattgacaataaaagttgacttgacttgacatgactgtATTCCTGCACTGTTTGCATGTTGCACAGATGTTCTGAACTTCCTACTAAGTGTTTCCACATATCAGACTTAGTATGACTTTATTTCCTGCCTGAACTAACCAAAGATTGTTTTTAtgtttgtattcagaccatcaACTTCTCTCCTGTCCGagtgaaggggagggagaggaaattGAGCCAGGATGCTCAGccatctgctgctgctggtccTGGCGgcactgtctgtcttcctgtctgtgtcCACTGGAGGCAAAGTGCTGGTGTTTCCTGTGGATGGCAGCCACTGGGTGAACATGAAGGTCATCATTGAGGAGCTGCACTCCCGAGGCCATGACATCACCGTAGTGAGAAGTTCAAGCAGTTGGCTCATTAAAGCAGAGtctcctctctacacctctctcaccGTCCCAATGGGCCAGTTTGATTACGACGAGGTGGACGACCTGGCAACAGCACTTTTGAATATACGCATGAAAGGCAGATCGTCTTCTACAGAGTCAGAAATAATGAATTTGGTAGTGGAGCGGTTCGCGGAAAATCACAAGAACATTTGCACAGTGGTGACTAAGATGTTTGAAGACGAGAGTCTAATGAGGTCACTACGGGATGCAAAATACGACCTGGTCCTGACGGATCCTGCTTTCGGAGGCGGGGTGTTCCTCGCACACCGGCTTCGTCTGCCGCTGGTGCTGAATGTGAGATGGACTGTGCGTGGAGAGGCTCACCTCGCCATTGCCCCGTCCCCTCTCTCCTACGTCCCCTCTCTAGGGGCTGAGCTGACGGACAAGATGACGTTCTTCCAAAGACTGCACAACGTCATGATTTACATGGGCAGTCAGTACTATTTCAGTGGAATGAATGAGCCGCACTACACAGATCTCACCAAACGCTACTTTGGTGCTGACGTCACCGACTACTTCTCCCTGTTCCAGGACGCCGACCTGTGGCTCATGAGGAACGACTTCACCTTCGAGTTTCCCCGCCCAACTATGCCCAACGTGGTGTACATGGGCGGGTTTCAGTGCAAGCCCGCTAAGCCACTTCCTGTTGACCTGGAAGAGTTTGTACAAAGTTCAGGGGAACACGGGGTCATCATCATGTCCTTGGGGACGTTGTTTGCTAAGCTCCCAAATGACGTCACAGAGGAGATAGCTGCCGGTTTTGCGCAGCTTCCCCAAAAGGTCATTTGGAGACACCAAGGGCCCAAACCGTCCACTCTTGGCAACAATACCTTACTGGTGGACTGGATGCCCCAAAACGACCTACTGGGCCACCCAAAGACCAAAGTGTTTGTGGCACACGGAGGCACCAATGGTGTCCAAGAGGCCATCTATCACGGTGTTCCCATACTTGGCTTGCCTTTGGTGTTTGATCAACCTGATAACCTCTCCAGAATGGTCGTGAGAGGAACAGCAAAGGTGGTGGACATTGCCACCATGGACAGAGCCGCATTTCTGGAGGCACTAAAGGAGGTGCTGTATGAACCGTCCTACAGGGAGAACATGCAGCAGCTCTCCAGGATCCACCATGACCAGCCCATGAAGCCTCTGGACCGCGCCATCTTCTGGATCGAGTTTGTGATGCGGAATGGAGGCGCCCCTCACCTTCGCACACAGTCCTTCAGGATGTCCTGGATTGTTTACCATTCTGTAGACGTCATGGTAACACTGATGACTGCTTTGCTTCTCCTCCTACTGATTCTGTTCCTGATCACCAAGAAATGCCTCTCAGTCTTAGTTAAGAAGTAAAGTGAAATCTGTATAATGTGTTCATCATCTGTAAAGGGCAAAGAACTACTACATATTTTCAGATCTGCTGATATTGGGGAGAGCATGATCACACAGATCATCAAAAAACATTGGAATGTTCTCAACACATATCCTGTATGTTCAGCCTTGTTCAAAGGGCTTCCATTGTTCACCCATTCCAGGTCGAGAAACATTAGGGACATTGTAGTCCATGCCGACACCTTTGACCACTCCAAGACGCCAAAAGACAgacttgatgctgctgtggggTTTTTTCCTTGCCGTAACTGTACATCTTGTACCGCCACAGGCATCAAGAAGACCAGCAAATTCATGAGCAATGTGTCGGGCAAAGAATATAACATCAAGTTCATCACATGCAGCTCTTCTTCTGTGCTCTACTTACTATCATGCCCCTGCGGCCTACAATACATCGGCAAGACCAACAGGCAAGTGAGGGTCCGCATAAATGAACACAGGAGCGCCATCTCCAGGAATGACCCAAAGTCACCCATTGCCAGACATTTCTCCACAGCATCACACACCACGGCCCAACTGCAATTCATTGGGATTGACCGTTTGACCCCCAGCCGCAGAAACCATGCTGTGGAATCCAAATTACTGCAATGTTAAGCTAAATGGATTTTTTACATGcaaatagaggtgctccgattgctcggctgccgatcatgaccggccgataatggccaaaaatagcctgatcggtgatcggaaaaacatgccgatcaaaaaaccgatcgagagatattaaattcctcacgcaaccatttgcctttacacctggcgctgcatgtaggcgctggctctgcgcagctgcaactgcaccaaaagaaggcatctttgcttgtctataacttttcgccattccccccttcatttccaccattcataaccatatctgcatcaacaatgatctgattttccgatccatgcgccgtttacctgacaatgtcatttgcgattgagtactcgccagtgagccattttacgttataacctgtgtagttgcctcggtcagcacgcgacaacttcgcgttgtcagcacaaacatgtcaattattgttttcaaagttgtaattggcagtcagtcgattcgtttgatagtcgctgaaacaccaaacggcgacagttgtggttaaaacttgagagagagattcagaacggtagtggagcactgcaactgtggacggtgacagagaggggaggggctctcctcacgaggctgctcatttaaagcgacaggttgtttttttctcgtatgtggaagactatttgatgtaatgtttcagtttcaattcaatcttaaatagtttagttattctatgcaataacttatacattgattaatactgtagactgtaggcctattaccaacactagtctgaaagataataataataataataataataataataataataataataataatagcctaataatagacatgtgcaaattaagattgattgatttatgggcagaaatggtattcaataaggataattaataggctattaaaaaaataggaaatcatttttgtgatcggcaatgatcggtaatcggcagataaagatttttggtgatcggtatcggtgatcgggccaaaaaatggtgatcggagcacctctacatgCAAATATTGTCTCCTAAGGGCCTCAATGAGGATTTGGACTTGACCTGTTTCCTATAATTGTTTCTTGTCTTGTGTAATCATGATTTTTGAAATGTGGACACAGCATGATACAACAGTCCAATCGGTTTTACAGTGATTGTAATTGAGCACAATGATCTActgttttttaaataattgttaatCATTGTCATCATCTCTCCATACAGCTACTGAATCACCCATCATTGAATACGTGTCCTGAAATTTTATTTGTAACTGATTGCCTCCTGGTTTCTGATGTAACTTCCTTTTTAAACCTATGTGAATAGGCTCGGTCGCAACCACGCAGGAAAAAaattgatcaaaacgtgatttgcttggtcttaaaaaggcggggataactgcgtcgcagccaagctggacacatcaggacgacaagattcaacagcggcaaagaaggtggatctaaaggtctgtgggtggatctaccttttttgacagcgggtgtaccaggtcgccctctcgtggaattaaatcatcACACCGCTAATTCCATGATGCGCTTACCAACGTTGGCACATGCTTGTTAAATCCGAGACTCTCTCTGCCACTCAAAGAGAAATaggatggtcttgaggtagagatacaggttaccacttGGTTAACCAATGTTCGACTCTTAgtcaaatttgtgatgatttggcttcagttccatttaataattcagttaattagtactcactttaggctattcattttgtgttttgggaccaaagtcgtcattcagataggacagttttaaaatgacataacagcgccaacccatcctgcgaggattgaacccaggtgttcaatatgtagctttaccatggcgcgccaaccacaaaggccactctgtttcgtgcactttcatacataaaagacaacatAAGTCACTCTCAacaggtctgtttccacattaaccatcagcagctaaagacttcctgtgtttcgaAGCAGTTTCAAACCGTGGACAtcacgaatggaagtcaggcgcgcaaccactactctaaccgtcgagcaggcagCCTGCGGAATAGAACTGGTTTTGTAAAcaacggcatacactcctaacgtggcgaagatggagcatctgacgacgacagggtggtttgtttctcttttttactgttgtaagtgggttgtgcgaccatacatgaTACCaatctgagtatgctgcatttgagcatgaaatgcatttcagcatgtagaaaatgaagcacgttcaactacacacacatgaatcacatgagctatgaacaccaatcacggcagattcctcacatcatggaggaggtcttctgcccagcagtagctcttgtggtactgcgtggctgcttgacaaaactattgttcccgcgatggttcaacgccatgtgacacgactgccgcgcagaggtcactcccttcaactgcgtcgtgaacggcaattctaaccaggatgcttcacgcggacacagtgagcatgctcgctgcctagcaaattttcaacctggtTGAAAAAATGCCATCATGAACGCCCTTAatgtttgttctgtttttttttgcactgaggatgggatcacccgaaacgtttgcacttttgtaaatatagcacggcatatgtgagatcattacaaacccactttatttgggcatctcttctTAAGTCctttttgagtgcgagctccagactttcTGACTTTGTATTACTCTATATTTCAAGCTAACAGCTAGATTAATAAGCAcacattccaaatccaatatcGCAGGGGCTGATGATAAGACACTTTTTTCCATCTGTGACTTCAGTGGCTACATGcctatgagggttttttttagtcCAGGTTGTCTTCCTGGTGTAATTACTGGACTTCATAGCTTTCCTACAATCAACCAGGGCCAGATTAGAATGGCCTGggataggctacaggttgctgtgcccccacCCCATGTGTTTTAAGACCTTGtttacatatattttaaaatgatgTTAAGTGTCTCACTTTACCCCACACCATGTGTCTCAGTTTACCCTATacaccttctttttttttttttttttttttttagaaaaaatgatTGTCTGGCTTTTCAGGCCAATCTTAAACCAGCATCAACCATATGGTGTCATGTATTGGAAGTGCAGGAACATGCATAGTATAACTTTATCTAcctgactcttttttttctttgacaaaaaaataaaatatatactgtcaatttttatatatatatatatatatatatatatatatatattacaaaaCATGTCAATTACACGGTT
Proteins encoded:
- the LOC134443055 gene encoding UDP-glucuronosyltransferase 2A1-like gives rise to the protein MLSHLLLLVLAALSVFLSVSTGGKVLVFPVDGSHWVNMKVIIEELHSRGHDITVVRSSSSWLIKAESPLYTSLTVPMGQFDYDEVDDLATALLNIRMKGRSSSTESEIMNLVVERFAENHKNICTVVTKMFEDESLMRSLRDAKYDLVLTDPAFGGGVFLAHRLRLPLVLNVRWTVRGEAHLAIAPSPLSYVPSLGAELTDKMTFFQRLHNVMIYMGSQYYFSGMNEPHYTDLTKRYFGADVTDYFSLFQDADLWLMRNDFTFEFPRPTMPNVVYMGGFQCKPAKPLPVDLEEFVQSSGEHGVIIMSLGTLFAKLPNDVTEEIAAGFAQLPQKVIWRHQGPKPSTLGNNTLLVDWMPQNDLLGHPKTKVFVAHGGTNGVQEAIYHGVPILGLPLVFDQPDNLSRMVVRGTAKVVDIATMDRAAFLEALKEVLYEPSYRENMQQLSRIHHDQPMKPLDRAIFWIEFVMRNGGAPHLRTQSFRMSWIVYHSVDVMVTLMTALLLLLLILFLITKKCLSVLVKK